The Chitinophaga pinensis DSM 2588 region TAAAACCGGAGGATCAACACCTGATTCCGGCAGCTACGATGTATGTGAGTCTGGAGCCCTGTGCACACTATGGAAAAACGCCTCCCTGTGCAGAACTGATCGTATCGCAGCAAATAAGCACCGTAGTGATCGGTTGTGTGGACACCTTCTCACAGGTGGCTGGTAAAGGTATCGGGATACTGAAGGCGGCAGGAATTACTGTGCGGACGGGTGTACTGGAAGCCGCCGCCCGCGAACTGAACAGTCGCTTTTTCACATTCCATGAGCAAAAACGGCCCTATATCATATTGAAATGGGCTCAAAATGCAGATGGTTTTATGGCAGGAGCGGACGGAAGACCGGTTCGTATCTCTAATCCGCTGACAGACAGACTGGTACACCGCTGGCGGAGTGAAGAAATGGGCATACTGGTGGGTACAAATACTGCTGTTGCTGACAATCCACGACTGAATAACCGTCTCTGGACAGGGAAAGATCCTGTCAGGATAGTGATAGACCGTACGCTGAAAACACCACGTGAATATCATCTCTGGCATGGTCCTGCTACATTGTTCATTACCGCTGAACAGGCAGAAAAGCAGGATACAGCAGAAATGGTAACTGCAGATTTTTCCCAGCCCTTACTACCGCAACTGATGAAGATCCTGCACGACAGACGCATTCTGAGCGTACTGGTAGAAGGAGGTGCACATGTATTGCGGGAAATGACTGAAGCCGGATTATGGGATGAAGCCCGTGTCATCATTGGGGATAATCCATTTGCCCTGGGCGTGAAAGCACCTGTATTACCACATGCGCTGTTGAAAGAAACACAAATACTGGAAAGTGACCAGATACTGTTTTACCGGAACATAAAGGAGGAAAAGACCGCATGAGATATTTACTGCGTCGCGTATACCTGTTGATCATATTTTGTTGCTGTATGCTGACGGCCAGCGCCCAGAAAGATAAATGGGTAGGTACCTGGTCAATGGATTATAAACCCTGGCCAACCACGGGTGGCATTAAAATGCAATTGCAGATTGGCAATCCTGTATATAATACTTTATATCCTGCACAGCTGAAATTAATTTATCCGCCATTTTCAGGGACCTATGAAGTCTTATTGGCAAAGAAGAATGACAAGCAACTGGGTATTGGCCGCAATAAGTATCCTGTTGCTGAAGAGCCCTTTCGGCTGGGCGCCTGGATGCTCTATCTCAATGGTACGTTAAGTTATGAGGCGAAGAGTACGCCGGAGCTGTCAATACAGCGGATGTGGATTAATTCGTACGACCTGTATATGCAGGGATTGTATGCAGATGACGAGATTTATGCATACATGAAAGACCTGTTGAGAGAACTGTTGTCCCGAAAAGAAATTGCGCTGAAGAAAATAAATAATACGCCCTGGCAACACAGGGACATTCGACGTATACTCCATCCGGAAGGCGATTCCATCTATTTCGGGATCTACGATAAAGTAGATATTTACGATAGTATCGTACCGCTTTCTATCAGGGATGAAGATGCCATCGATAAAGATACCGTTACGCTCCTGCATAACGGGAAAGTATTACTGGATAAAGCCTATATCACTGAAACTGGTAAGGTATTTCAATTGCCACTGGATACCGGTATTAATATCATTACTTTATTCGCAGATAATTATGGCCGTCTCCCGCCCAATACCGGCGCATTCCGGGTGAAAAGTTCTACCGGCGGATATATATACGATTTCACGGATCGCCCTAACCGTTACGCTACTTTCCTGGTTGCACAACTGAACCGTGTGCCACGTAAGCCTGTTATAGATAGTACAGCACAGCAGATAAATCTGAATAAACTAAGCGCTGATGGCAGACAGGGAACAACGAATACTGTCAATACGAAGGTAACAGGAAACCGGCCTTCCACCATAAACGGGAAGATGATATCCTCACAGGAGCATACTACAGCAGCTACCAGTGGACAGCAGACGTCTTCCTCTGATACAGATGATAGCCAGTCTGACGGAAGCACAGCTGTATCCACTGCTACGCAGCAGGATAATATCTCTGCACTGAATGGTAAGCATTCCGCGCATCCGGAATGGGATACGATTAAACCAGTATTGCTGAAACCTATCAATGATAAACGTATCACAGAGCGTAGGAACAGTTTGCTGGAAAAGACATTTGAAGTCAATGAATCAGAGATAATGCTGGAATTGTGGGATGATGCAGCAGAAGATGGCGACAGCATTTCTATCCGTTTAAACGGACAGGAAGTGGTGACAGGATTTCCGGTGAAAAAGAAACGACAGCAACTGAAGGTAACATTGCAGGAAGGAGAAAACCGCCTGATTATGGTGGCGGATAATCTGGGTAGCATTCCTCCCAATACGGCAGTATTACGTATAGTAGCCGGTGCTTTACGTAGATTTGTGAGCATTAAGACGAATATGAAGCAGAACAATATGCTGCTGATCGTATATGAGCCGCCGCCTGTTTCTACCGGCAAATCCGGGAAAGGGAAATCCCGAAAAAAATAACGCATGGAAGTTTACTATACAATAGAAAAGTCTGCAATGGCAGAATTCAAGGACAGGGGGAGTAAGTTCCTGGCCTATGCCTGGCCTGTGAAAACAGTCGAACAGGTGAAAGAATGCCTGCAGGACATCAAGAAAGAGCACCCGAAGGCAACGCATCACTGCTTTGCTTACCGACTGGGAACTGACGGATTGCAGTTCCGTGCCAATGATGATGGCGAGCCTTCAGGTACAGCCGGTAAACCTATCCTGGGACAGATTGACAGCAAACAGCTGACCGATGTGCTGGTCGTGGTCGTACGTTATTTCGGAGGAACACTCCTTGGTGCGCCAGGGCTTATTAATGCCTACAAAGTATCTACTTCGATGGTGCTGCAACTCATACCGGTAGTACAGAAGAATGTAGAAGCAAAATATCATCTCAGTTTTGATTATACGATCCTGAATGAAATTATGACGGTTGTGAAACAGCAGAACTGTACCGTATATTCACAGGAACTGCAACTGTTTTGTGCGATGGATATCGGTGTGCCGAAGGCTGTGCAGGAGCTGACTTTGTTAAAGCTGAATGATATAAGAGGACTGGAGATTAAAGCAATTAGGAATTAAGAATTAGGAATTAGCAATTAATTGTTAATTGTCATCAGTAAAAGCATAAGGCGTCCGCTATCAGAGGACGCCTTATGCTTTTATAGTGTACAAGCAACGATCTCCGCTGCATTCCAATTCTTAATTCTTAATTCCTAATTCCTAATTGAAAAGCGGCTGCTTACCGTCAGCTCCTTACTCCCTTTCTCATATTTATAAAAGCCCTCGCCGCTTTTCACGCCCAGGTAGCCGGCGGTTACCATATTTACCAACAAGGGACAAGGGGCATATTTCGGATTACCGAAGCCATCATGCAATACGCGCATGATAGACAGACATACGTCCAGTCCGATGAAATCAGCCAGTTGCAATGGGCCCATAGGATGCGCCATACCCAATTTCATCACCGTGTCTATTTCAGCAACACCAGCCACACCTTCATACAACGAATAGATGGATTCATTGATCATCGGCATCAGGATGCGATTGGCAATGAAGCCGGGATAGTCGTTCACAACACAAGGCACTTTGCCTAATTTTTCAGACAATGTAACGATGGTATCGGTCACTTCCCTGGTTGTTGCATAACCATTGATGATCTCCACCAGTTTCATAACCGGCACCGGATTCATGAAATGCATACCAATCACCTTTTCTGGTCTTTTGGTGACAGTTGCAATGCTGGTGATGGAAATGGAAGAAGTGTTGGTTGCCAGGATGGCCCCGGGAGCAGTGTGCTGGTCCAGTTCACGAAAGATTTTCAGCTTCAGATCAGTATTTTCTGTAGCTGCTTCTACTACCAGTTCAGCGGACTTTACACCGTTAGGAATATCAGTGAATGTAGCGATATTCTGCAGGGTTTGCTGTCTGAGCTCTTCTGTGATACTGCCTTTGCTCAGTTGCCGCTCCAGGTTTTTGTCAATAGTTTGCAGCGCTTTTTCCAGCGCGGGGGCAGAAACATCAATGAGGTTCACTTTAAAACCGTTCTGTGCAAATACGTGCGCGATACCATTTCCCATGGTACCTGCGCCGATGACAGCAATTTGTTGCATGGTGTATTGATTTAAAGAGATGGTACTCAGGCCATCCGGCTAATAACCATAATCGGTACCGCCGTAGCTGTAGTTGTTATTGTTCTGTTTTTTGAAGTCACCCCGTTTCCAGGCCTGGATAAACTGTGCCCATGCCATCGGGTTGAGGATATTCTGTGGAGGAACCTGACCGGCGTAGTACAGTGATTGCGCCTGTTTATTCAGGAACATGTTGGTCGCTTCACGTGCGTCCGGTGGTGTATAACGGGAAAGTGCGCGCATACGGGCATTCTCGGTGTTCTTACGGGCCAGTTCATATTCGTCATCCGGAATGTCGGTGCTCACAAATGCCTTATCAAACTCTTCTCTGGTAGGGTAGGGTCTGATAATGGTTACCGGCAGATACGTGGTATCATCCACCAGCAGTTGTATCATGGAATAATTATTTCCCGGCAGATTCATCGGGATCTTATAGTCTTTCTTTTTAAAACCTACGGCACTGAATGTCAGGGTATCTCCTTTAAAAGCAACAATTGAAAACACACCCTGGCTATTGGAAATGGTACCACGGCGTTGTCCTTTTACGAGTACACTTACTGCAGGTACTGCCCGGAGGCTGTCCGCGGTCATGGTAATACCGGAAATCTGGATAATGCTGTCTTTAAATTGAGATAGCTGGGCCTTCACCAGGAAAGGGAGAAACAGGAAGGACAACAGTATGTAGGTACATTTCTTATTCATGCCGCCTCTAAGATAAATTATTTGTTTTAAAACCTTGGCCATAGGATTGTGTTCCAGTCAATATAGAGGATGAATGGAAATGAGATCGACAAAAACTATGACAGCGGGGACAAATTAACTCTCAATTGGGTTAACTTTGCATCCTGGAATTAAAATTAACAACTATTTATGATCACTACGGAGCAGATATTGAAGGCTTTGAGCAATGTGGAAGAGCCTGATCTGGGGAAGGACCTGGTAACACTGAATATGGTGAAAGACATTGAGATTGATGGTAATAAGGTGAAATTTACCGTTGTCCTCACTACCCCTGCCTGCCCGCTGAAAGATCTGATCAGGAATGCTTGTGTGAATGCAATTCACCACCTCGTAAGTAAGGATGCGGAAGTTCAAGTGAATATGACAGCCAATGTAAACTCCAACAGGAAAGATGCCAGGAGTGTATTACCTAACGTGAAAAATATCATCGTAGTCGCTTCCGGTAAAGGAGGCGTAGGTAAATCTACTGTGGCAGCTAACCTGGCCCTGGCACTGTCCGAAGGCGGCGCTAAGGTTGGACTGATGGATGCAGATATTTATGGTCCGTCCGTGCCCATCATGTTCGGTATTCGTGGAGAACGCCCGATGATGGAAACTGTAGAGGGAAAAGGCATGATCGTCCCGATAGAAAAACATGGCATCAAACTGATGTCAATCGGGTCTCTGATAGATGAGAAGCAGGCAGTTGTATGGCGTGGCCCTATGGTCAGCAGCGCATTGAGACAGTTCCTCACCGATGTAAACTGGGGAGAACTGGATTACCTGGTAATTGATACCCCTCCAGGTACAGGCGACGTACACCTGACACTGGTACAGACAGTACCGGTTACCGGCGTAGTAATGGTGACCACTCCGCAGGATGTGGCCCTGGCTGACGCTAAAAAAGGTATCGCTATGTTTGGCGGCGGTCAGATCAACGTACCTATCCTCGGTCTGATTGAGAATATGGCCTATTTCACGCCAGCCGAGCTGCCTAATAATAAATATTACATATTTGGTCAGGAAGGCGGTAAACGTCTGGCAGAACAGCTGGAAATACCATTCCTGGGTCAGATACCACTGGTGCAGAGCATCCGTGAAGGCGGTGATGATGGCGTACCGGCAATGGTGGGTGGAGATAATCCAACCAAACTGTCTTTTATGGGTACTGCCAGCATCGTAGCGCGTAACATCGCTATGAGAAATGCGAATGTACCCCCTACCAAGATCGTCGAGGTCTTTGTATAATAAATAATGTTCCTGCTAATAAAAAAGCCATCCGCCGAGAGGCGTGATGGCTTTTTTCGTTTTTATAGCGCATCTGATACCACTACATGATAAATGGTTTGCCGCCTACCATCACTTCCTGCGTTTTTTCGTCGAAAGTTGCTTTCAGACCAGTACGGTAAGCCGCATTGGCCATGATCAGGGCGATAGAGTGAGAGTAAGCTGCCTCTATAGGAGCATTCGCCGGTTTGCGGTCGCGTACACACTGCATCCAGTTACGTACGTGTGCATTTGTCAGCGGATCGCCACCCATATTAGCGGAGGTAGCTATTTTGGTTTCGTTGGTCGTCAACGTCATTTCCGGCAGCAGATTGGCATGAAGGCCCATTTCCTGTGCTTCTCTTTCTGTTAAGCCACCCGCAGGAGTGATTTTGTTCTTATCGATATCAATCGTACCGCCGTTGGAATAGTACATTTCCTTTGTACCTCCGGAAGAGTTGGAGAAACGGGAACTGTAGGATACCTGGAAACCGCTGCTTGGGTCGTTCTGCGGACCATAGTCAAATACTGCTGTGATAGTATCCGCATTCACACGACCGTCTTTCCACATATAAATACCACCATTGGCTACGGCCGAACGTGGGTGTTGCAGACCGGTAAACCAGTGTACCGTATCGATCTGGTGGGTCATCCACTGCCCGAAAATACCAGATGAATAAGGCCAGAACAGACGGTATTCCAGGTATTTACGCGGATCCCAGTTGTCTTTCGGGCGACCAGCGAGGAAGCGTGTCCAGTCAGTATCTTCCTGACGGATTTCTTTCACCAGCGCTGGTCTGCGCCAGCGACCGGGCTGATTCACGTTCCAGGTCATTTCCACCATAGTGATCGGACCAAATTTGCCCTCTTTGATGAAATTATTGGCGGCATGGTAACTGTCACCACTACGGCGCTGTGTACCCACCTGGAAGATCTTCCCTGAATCTTTTACGGCTTTCAGGGCTTTGCGGGCATCGTCCATAGTTTCTGCGAATGGTTTTTCACAGTATACATCCATTTTATTGCCTACAGCCTCTATTGTATGATAGGCGTGCTGGAAGTCGGCAGTGGCTACCATCACCGCATCCAGGTCCTTCATTTTATATAATTCGTCGTTATTGACACAAGCCTTGATTTCATGACCTGCTTTCTGTTGCAGGAAAGCCTTTCCTTCTTCACGTCTGCGGTTCCAGATATCAGATACCGCGATCATGTCAAAATTCAGTTCTTTATGGTTGGAAAAGAAACAGGGCAGTAACGTTTGTCTTGCACGGTCAGAAAAGCCTACCAATCCTACATTGACCCTGTCATTGGCGCCCATAATGCGGGCGTAGCTGCTGGCAGGAAGGCCCATGGCGCTGAGTGTTATACCTGCGGAGGTAAGCAGGGAATCTTTCAGGAATTCACGACGTGATTTCATTCTATATGAGATTTAAAGTGGTTATTGTTTTTTGTAAGCGTTGCGGATCTGCTGCTGCATGTATTCCAGCGTAGGACGAGTCTGCGCAGCCATATCATCCCAGCGGCATTCCAGGGAGATCCGGCCGGTATAGCCGATATTGCCCAGTGCTGCGATATAAGGCGCTACATCATCACCTGTAGAGCCGGGAGCAGTACGTTTTTCCCTTTCGGCAATGTGGCAATGCACCAGGTTTTTACGAGCCTTCTTCAGCATTTCAGGCGATTCATGCTCTTTAAGCATATGATAGATGTCGGCAGTCAGTTTGAAATTAGGATGGCCTACTGCCATTACGACTGCATTGGCCTCTTCCAGTGTGGTAACGAAATTCGTCTCAGTGGTGTTCAGGTTCTCTATAGCGATCACCAAGCCATATTTCCCTGCCACGACTGCCATTTTGCGGCAAAGATCGACGAACTGCATTGTGGCGGAATCTTTATTATAGCCATCCGGCAGTTTGCGCGCGTTGCCGCTTCCCAGTACGATCAGTTCAATACCAGCCCGTTTGGCCCTTGCCATCACGACTTCTACATAGTCCAGTACCTTTTTCTCATCCACGTCAGCGCCGGTCAGACGGATCTCCGCCGGAAAGAAGCTATTACAGGTCTTTACCTGGCACTGCATCTTCCTCAGTTGAGCCAGTTGTACATTAAAGGTGTCATCCGAGATGGCGGGAGAAAGCAGCTTCTGTACGCCTTCCTCTATATAGGCGTAGCCGGAAGCATGTAACAAACTGTCATTTGCACGGGAAGTACAAATACCAACCTTGGGTAATCCGGTCTGTGCATTCGATTGCAAAGCGAGCAGAAATATCGCAAAAAATAGCAGCAAGGAATAGTTTTTCATAAATTCTTTTTCATGAACGGGAGGCTAAAAGTTAGGAACAATATTTTATAAATCCAAAAGGCATTGGTCAAGGGAACAATTAGGAAATTAAAAATTAAGAATTAAGAATTGAATGCAGCGAAGATTCTCCGTGGTAATTCTTAATTATTAATTTTTAATTCTTAATTGAAAACTAACCATTTATAAAAAGATACCGATTTCGTCTCCTGTACCACATTTCCAATACTTTTCCTATATTTATAACAGCCGGGAACTGTACCCTGTATTCCATATTTTACTAATATTTTCATTTCAAACGGCATTGCTTAAGTTTTACTTAACTTTGCGCCCCAAATCAATCTTTTATGAACAGACAGGAACTGGTGAATCTGATTAAAGAGAAGCAATCTTATCTCTGTGTGGGATTAGATACTGATCTTCAAAAGATCCCCCGCCATCTACATTCCCATCCAGACCCCGTATTTGCTTTCAACAAGGCTATTATTGATGCCACAAAGGATCTCTGCGTATCCTACAAGATCAATACAGCTTTCTATGAGTGTATGGGTATCCGTGGCTGGGAAAGCCTGCAACGTACGGTGGAATATATCCCTTCCGGGCTGTTTACCATTGCAGATGCAAAACGGGGAGACATTGGCAACACCTCCACGCAATACGCCAAAACATTCTTTGAGACATATAACTTTGATGCAGTGACCGTTGCACCTTATATGGGCCGTGACAGCGTACTGCCTTTCCTGGCTTTCAATGAAAAATGGACCATTATGCTGGGTCTTACTTCTAACGAAGGCAGCCAGGACTTCCAGTTACAACAATCCGGCGACGAATTCCTGTATGAAAAGGTGATGAAAGCCGGTATGAACTGGGGTACGCCTGACAACCTGATGTTTGTAGTAGGTGCAACCCAGTCCGCTCAGTTGGGCTACATCCGCAAACTGGTACCTGATCACTTCTTCCTGGTACCTGGTGTGGGTGCACAGGGCGGTAATCTGCAGGAGATCTCCGCACAGGCGATGAACAAAGATTGCGGATTACTGGTAAATGCCAGCCGATCCATCATTTATGCCGGTAACGGTGAAGATTTCGCTCAGGATGCCCGTAACGCCGCACAGCAGTTACAGCAGGAAATGGCCGGATACCTTGGTGTAAAACAGACTTTAGTTCCTTAATTCAATCCGCTACCAGCGGCTGAAATATTGCAGTCCATAGTCAGCATTCATCTCCTTTTCCGGAATGTTCGCAGACTATGGACTTTTTTTGTCAGTGAATCATTAAATTGAGACAGACTTAAAACGTGTTCCACATGCTTAAAGACCTGTTTCAATCTCCCGATTATTTCCACGTAGATGGTTTGTTGACCGAAGAACATCTCATGGTGCGCGATGCAGTGCGCCAATGGGTGAAAAAAGAAATTTCCCCGATTATAGAAGATGCTTGTCAGCAGGCAAGTTTTCCTTCCCAGATTATCAAAGGTTTAGGTGAATTAGGCTGCTTTGGTCCGACCATTCCCCAGGAGTATGGCGGGGGTGGTATGGACCATATTGCCTACGGACTGATGATGCAGGAGCTGGAAAGAGGAGATAGCGGGGTCAGGTCTACAGCCTCTGTACAGGGATCACTGGTGATGTACCCGATCTTTACCTATGGCAATGAAGCGCAGAAACGGAAGTACCTGCCTAAACTGGCCAGCGGGGAATGGATGGGCTGCTTCGGGCTCACAGAGCCTGATTTTGGCTCAGACCCCGGCAGTATGATCACCCATTTCAAAGACGCAGGGGATCATGTGATCCTGAACGGCGCTAAAATGTGGATATCCAACGCGCCTTTTGCCCAGATCGCCGTGGTATGGGCAAAAGATGAAGAAGGAAAGATCCGTGGACTGATCGTAGAACGCGGCATGGAAGGATTTAGCACACCGGAAACAAAAGGTAAATGGAGTCTGCGGGCCAGTGCTACCGGAGAACTGGTATTCGACAATGTAAAAGTACCTAAGGAAAATATACTGCCTGACGCAAAGGGATTAAAAGGCCCGCTCAGCTGCCTTTCTTCGGCCCGTTATGGTATCGCCTGGGGCGTAACAGGCGCCGCTATGGATTGTTACGATATTGCGCTGCGTTATGCGAAAGAACGCATACAGTTTGGCAAACCTATCGCCGGTTTTCAGCTCACACAGAAAAAGCTGGCCGAAATGGTGACCGAGATCACCAAGGCACAGTTAATGAACTGGCGATTGGGCGTACTGAAAAATGAGGGTAAAGCAACCGCCGCACAGATATCTATGGCAAAAAGAAATGCCTGTGAAATAGCCACCCGTATTGCCAGAGACGCACGGCAGATATTAGGGGGCATGGGCATCACCGGGGAATATCCGATCATGCGTCATATGATGAACCTGGAAAGTGTGATCACCTACGAGGGGACACATGAGATTCATCTGCTGATCACCGGACAGGATATCACCGGACTGGATGCATTCCATTGATGATCGTTTTCCGATATGAATATTTATTAATCAACAGCCAACTATAATGACCAGCAGAAAGGCTTTTGCAGGATGGAATATCCTTTTATGTATTATTTTCAGTGCGTGTATGCCGGCATCTGCACAACAACTGCGCGAATTATCCGGACCCGCACAAGGGACCTATTTTATTGTAAAATATGTCTCAGATGATACCAGCGATCTGCGTCCGCAGATAGATTCCATCTTCAATGTGATTGATAATTCCCTGTCACTCTACAAGCCAGGTTCTCTGATCAATCGCTTCAATGAACAGACATCCGTTGAGATGGATGAACACATGGCTAATGTGGTACGTCGCGCCATCGAAATCAGCAAGGCAACCAAAGGCGCATTTGACATTACGGTAAAGCCACTGGTGGATGCCTGGGGATTCGGTGTGCATAAACCCGCTGTCAGGACGGTACCTGCTGCCGATACCCTGCAACGTATACTGCGCTATGTCGGCCACAGATACCTGAAGGTGCAGGGAACGACGCTCATTAAGACAAAGAAAGAAGTACAGATCGATTGTAATGGTATTGCACAGGGATATACGACTGATGTTATTGCCCATTTTTTACAACAGAAAGGCATCGCCGATTACCTCGTGGATGTAGGCGGAGAATTAGCTGCCAGCGGAAAGAATCAGCGGGGTAAGATCTGGACAGTTGGTATAGAAACGCCCTCCGCACAAATACAGGACGCTCCTGCACAGGCCTTACTGGAATTGGATAATCGTGCCATTACCACCAGCGGTAACTACCGCCGTTTTTTTGAACAGGGAGGAACACATTTTGCCCACAGCATAGACCCGGCTACCGGAGAAGCCTTGCATAGTAACATTATTGCGGTAACAGTAATGGCGAAAAATGCCATTACCGCAGATGGATATGACAATGCGCTGATCCTGATGGGAGTGGATAAGGGCCTTGAATTTATCAGAAAACACCCTGCATACGGCTTAGAAGCGTATTTCATCTACAAAGATGAAACAGGTAAAATTACAGTTGCATTTTCCAAAGGATACAAGAACATGATCCTTTTAAAATAGAAAGGTTCCGTGTACACACGGAACCTCCCTGAAAAGTGGTTTTTTATAGTATATAGTATACTTAGTTGATGTGAAATCTCAGCCCCACATTTGCCTGTAGCACGTTATAACTTGTGATCTCCTGCTGTTTATAAGGCGAATAACTGTATTGCACACTGGCATTAAACAGCAGGGGAGAGCCTTTCCCAAATGGAATATTGATGCCTACTTCCGGAGAAACGGCAAACTGCCAGCTGTTATCTCTGTCAGTAAACTGACCATAATATTTATTGTAAAGCATATTCACGGTACCCACACCCAGACCTACATAAGGAATGATGGCTGCATCCGGCTTTGTCAGCTGATATTGCACGGTAGCCAGTATCGGCGTTACCTGTAAAGTACGTGTCTGTACGGCAGAAATATCTGTTCCTTTATCAGAATAGACAGCACGCGGTACACGTTGATAAAATTCCTGGAATCCGCTTCTGAGGCCAATAGCCAGCTGGTCATTCAGCTGATATTGTAAACCCGCCCTCCAGCCGCGGAAGCTGGTTTTATCGGTATAGTTTTTCAGGGAGCCAAAAGGCTGTGCGATCGAATAATCTACATTGATGGATAAAGGAGAACGTACCTGCGAAAAAGCGCTTTGTACGCCCAGAGAGGCAATCATCAGCAATATCCAGAGCTTTATACTTTTCATCTCAGTCTCTTTTAAAGTGAATTCATTAATTGTTGTTTGCTTTCAGGTAGGTAGACTGTGCAAAAACAGCAGATACCATACTGTCCACATTGGCAATGTTCCATACGCCGCTACCGCGCAACATCGCGTTCCATACCGCTACCAGCTGATTGTTGTGCGGGTTTTTCAGGTCCACCATATCGATCGATACGGCACGCTCTTTCTGATATACCTGGTAATAAGTCGGCCAGTAGTAACCGTAACCGGGATAGCCCCAATAGAACGGATCATAATAGCCACCGATACCTGTCCAGTATCCAGGATCGTAATAGATTGCACTGTAGGTATTGTCTATACGTGTAAGGTTAATGGCCAGATCCGGTTTGGCGGCTCTGTCTATACGCGTATATCCTCTGGCTTCCAGCGCCTGAGCCACGTCTGCGATCAGTTTCTTATCGTAA contains the following coding sequences:
- the ribD gene encoding bifunctional diaminohydroxyphosphoribosylaminopyrimidine deaminase/5-amino-6-(5-phosphoribosylamino)uracil reductase RibD — protein: MDSSFDEFYMQRCLQLAKLGAGNVAPNPMVGAVLVYEGRIIGEGYHRQYGFAHAEVNCVHSVKPEDQHLIPAATMYVSLEPCAHYGKTPPCAELIVSQQISTVVIGCVDTFSQVAGKGIGILKAAGITVRTGVLEAAARELNSRFFTFHEQKRPYIILKWAQNADGFMAGADGRPVRISNPLTDRLVHRWRSEEMGILVGTNTAVADNPRLNNRLWTGKDPVRIVIDRTLKTPREYHLWHGPATLFITAEQAEKQDTAEMVTADFSQPLLPQLMKILHDRRILSVLVEGGAHVLREMTEAGLWDEARVIIGDNPFALGVKAPVLPHALLKETQILESDQILFYRNIKEEKTA
- a CDS encoding IMPACT family protein, which codes for MEVYYTIEKSAMAEFKDRGSKFLAYAWPVKTVEQVKECLQDIKKEHPKATHHCFAYRLGTDGLQFRANDDGEPSGTAGKPILGQIDSKQLTDVLVVVVRYFGGTLLGAPGLINAYKVSTSMVLQLIPVVQKNVEAKYHLSFDYTILNEIMTVVKQQNCTVYSQELQLFCAMDIGVPKAVQELTLLKLNDIRGLEIKAIRN
- a CDS encoding 3-hydroxyacyl-CoA dehydrogenase family protein, which encodes MQQIAVIGAGTMGNGIAHVFAQNGFKVNLIDVSAPALEKALQTIDKNLERQLSKGSITEELRQQTLQNIATFTDIPNGVKSAELVVEAATENTDLKLKIFRELDQHTAPGAILATNTSSISITSIATVTKRPEKVIGMHFMNPVPVMKLVEIINGYATTREVTDTIVTLSEKLGKVPCVVNDYPGFIANRILMPMINESIYSLYEGVAGVAEIDTVMKLGMAHPMGPLQLADFIGLDVCLSIMRVLHDGFGNPKYAPCPLLVNMVTAGYLGVKSGEGFYKYEKGSKELTVSSRFSIRN
- a CDS encoding carboxypeptidase-like regulatory domain-containing protein, with translation MNKKCTYILLSFLFLPFLVKAQLSQFKDSIIQISGITMTADSLRAVPAVSVLVKGQRRGTISNSQGVFSIVAFKGDTLTFSAVGFKKKDYKIPMNLPGNNYSMIQLLVDDTTYLPVTIIRPYPTREEFDKAFVSTDIPDDEYELARKNTENARMRALSRYTPPDAREATNMFLNKQAQSLYYAGQVPPQNILNPMAWAQFIQAWKRGDFKKQNNNNYSYGGTDYGY
- a CDS encoding Mrp/NBP35 family ATP-binding protein; this encodes MITTEQILKALSNVEEPDLGKDLVTLNMVKDIEIDGNKVKFTVVLTTPACPLKDLIRNACVNAIHHLVSKDAEVQVNMTANVNSNRKDARSVLPNVKNIIVVASGKGGVGKSTVAANLALALSEGGAKVGLMDADIYGPSVPIMFGIRGERPMMETVEGKGMIVPIEKHGIKLMSIGSLIDEKQAVVWRGPMVSSALRQFLTDVNWGELDYLVIDTPPGTGDVHLTLVQTVPVTGVVMVTTPQDVALADAKKGIAMFGGGQINVPILGLIENMAYFTPAELPNNKYYIFGQEGGKRLAEQLEIPFLGQIPLVQSIREGGDDGVPAMVGGDNPTKLSFMGTASIVARNIAMRNANVPPTKIVEVFV
- a CDS encoding Gfo/Idh/MocA family protein, producing the protein MKSRREFLKDSLLTSAGITLSAMGLPASSYARIMGANDRVNVGLVGFSDRARQTLLPCFFSNHKELNFDMIAVSDIWNRRREEGKAFLQQKAGHEIKACVNNDELYKMKDLDAVMVATADFQHAYHTIEAVGNKMDVYCEKPFAETMDDARKALKAVKDSGKIFQVGTQRRSGDSYHAANNFIKEGKFGPITMVEMTWNVNQPGRWRRPALVKEIRQEDTDWTRFLAGRPKDNWDPRKYLEYRLFWPYSSGIFGQWMTHQIDTVHWFTGLQHPRSAVANGGIYMWKDGRVNADTITAVFDYGPQNDPSSGFQVSYSSRFSNSSGGTKEMYYSNGGTIDIDKNKITPAGGLTEREAQEMGLHANLLPEMTLTTNETKIATSANMGGDPLTNAHVRNWMQCVRDRKPANAPIEAAYSHSIALIMANAAYRTGLKATFDEKTQEVMVGGKPFIM
- a CDS encoding sugar phosphate isomerase/epimerase family protein — encoded protein: MKNYSLLLFFAIFLLALQSNAQTGLPKVGICTSRANDSLLHASGYAYIEEGVQKLLSPAISDDTFNVQLAQLRKMQCQVKTCNSFFPAEIRLTGADVDEKKVLDYVEVVMARAKRAGIELIVLGSGNARKLPDGYNKDSATMQFVDLCRKMAVVAGKYGLVIAIENLNTTETNFVTTLEEANAVVMAVGHPNFKLTADIYHMLKEHESPEMLKKARKNLVHCHIAEREKRTAPGSTGDDVAPYIAALGNIGYTGRISLECRWDDMAAQTRPTLEYMQQQIRNAYKKQ